In Cyanobacteria bacterium FACHB-DQ100, one genomic interval encodes:
- a CDS encoding helix-turn-helix transcriptional regulator has product MGKAGKALKQVLSTYGISQNRLAVTMGINRSTVHQWVNEISDPLAEAVTHMIKALRQINSTAAEDFIDLYLERQPPQPSAEPEDNL; this is encoded by the coding sequence ATGGGAAAAGCAGGAAAGGCACTCAAACAGGTACTCTCCACCTATGGGATCAGCCAAAACCGTCTGGCTGTGACAATGGGAATCAACCGATCGACCGTGCATCAATGGGTAAATGAGATTAGCGATCCCCTTGCTGAAGCCGTCACACACATGATCAAAGCCTTGCGGCAGATTAACAGCACCGCAGCCGAAGACTTTATCGATTTGTATCTAGAACGTCAACCCCCGCAACCTTCAGCCGAGCCTGAAGACAATCTGTAA
- the glgP gene encoding alpha-glucan family phosphorylase, which translates to MTYISTVNPADRLSARLPQALKPLAEIAHNYWWCWTPDMISLFQSINPDEWERCGHNPVALLETISYDRLTQLASEPSYMSRLKALSEQFTQYVNSTDTWSSRVAPQITPEHPIAYFCAEFGLHESLQIYSGGLGILAGDHLKSASDLGVPLVAVGLLYRQGYFRQRLNQSGWQEDYYINNPFERLPLQLLTDANGQPLVFEVLVRHRNVKVQVWKAQVGRVSLFLMDTDREDNDPIDRWLTGHLYGGNQETRIAQEVILGIGGVRALKTVGIEPSVYHLNEGHAAFCLLEVCRQEIEKTGKSFYDIEKSVRDRCVFTTHTPVPAGHDVFSADLMDSFFATYWGQLGLSREQFLALGARRLGDPWEPFGMTVLALRLCRSANGVSELHGEVSRKMWTVLYPEKSEDNVPIGYITNGVHAGTWTSAMMADLYRKYLGEDWTTKVLDPQTWAKIDNAPDEEIWWRHQILKERLVAHTRQKVKTARQNRGEDWSLIEATDHLLDPKILTIGFARRFSPYKRGDLLLRNAEKALKIFSNDERPVQIIFSGKAHPADEEGKRIIQRIMEWCKTNPHVGDRVAFIEDYDMHTARKLVQGVDVWLNNPRRPLEASGTSGQKVCFNGGLNCSVLDGWWCEGYKTDANGKALNGWAIGEDAHTSDQALQDKIDSDSLYDLLENQIVPLYYDQDENGIPHGWIQMMKGSIKTNCPAFNTHRMIADYVAQVYAPGIQANVPLTLAKVPQS; encoded by the coding sequence ATGACCTATATTTCGACTGTCAATCCGGCTGACAGACTGAGTGCACGTTTACCCCAAGCCTTGAAGCCGCTGGCTGAGATTGCACATAACTACTGGTGGTGTTGGACACCGGATATGATTTCGCTGTTTCAGTCGATCAATCCCGATGAATGGGAACGCTGCGGACATAATCCGGTCGCACTACTTGAAACTATTAGCTACGATCGTTTGACCCAACTGGCTTCTGAACCGAGCTACATGAGTCGGCTCAAGGCATTGTCAGAACAGTTCACTCAGTACGTCAATTCAACCGATACTTGGTCGAGCCGCGTTGCCCCTCAGATTACACCAGAGCATCCGATCGCGTATTTCTGTGCGGAGTTCGGTCTGCACGAATCGCTGCAAATCTATTCGGGTGGTTTAGGAATTCTGGCTGGGGATCACTTGAAGTCTGCTTCAGATTTGGGTGTTCCTTTGGTCGCGGTGGGTTTGCTCTATCGCCAAGGCTATTTCCGTCAGCGCCTAAATCAAAGTGGCTGGCAAGAAGACTATTACATCAACAATCCGTTCGAGCGGTTGCCGCTGCAATTGTTGACCGATGCAAACGGACAGCCTTTAGTGTTTGAAGTGCTGGTGCGGCATCGGAATGTCAAAGTGCAAGTCTGGAAGGCTCAAGTCGGACGAGTCAGCTTATTCCTGATGGATACCGATCGCGAAGACAATGATCCGATCGATCGCTGGCTTACGGGTCACTTATACGGCGGCAACCAGGAAACCCGGATTGCTCAAGAAGTGATTTTAGGAATTGGTGGCGTTCGGGCACTCAAAACCGTCGGAATTGAACCCTCTGTTTATCACCTGAACGAAGGACACGCCGCATTCTGTCTGCTCGAAGTCTGTCGGCAAGAAATCGAGAAAACAGGCAAATCGTTCTACGACATTGAGAAATCAGTGCGCGATCGCTGTGTGTTTACCACTCATACCCCAGTTCCTGCCGGACATGATGTGTTCTCAGCCGATTTGATGGATTCGTTCTTTGCAACATACTGGGGACAATTGGGATTGTCTCGCGAACAGTTTCTTGCACTGGGCGCCCGTCGATTGGGTGATCCCTGGGAACCGTTTGGAATGACAGTTTTAGCGTTGCGGCTGTGTCGATCGGCAAATGGGGTCAGCGAACTCCACGGAGAAGTCTCGCGCAAAATGTGGACAGTTCTCTATCCCGAAAAGAGCGAAGACAATGTACCGATCGGCTATATCACCAATGGCGTTCATGCTGGCACCTGGACTTCTGCGATGATGGCGGATCTGTACCGCAAGTATCTGGGTGAAGACTGGACAACCAAAGTGCTTGACCCCCAAACTTGGGCGAAAATCGACAATGCACCGGATGAGGAAATTTGGTGGCGGCATCAAATTCTCAAAGAACGCTTAGTGGCTCACACCCGCCAAAAGGTGAAGACTGCACGACAAAATCGTGGGGAAGATTGGAGCTTGATCGAAGCGACCGATCATCTACTTGATCCAAAAATTCTGACGATCGGCTTTGCCCGTCGATTCAGCCCCTACAAGCGTGGCGATTTGCTACTGAGAAATGCTGAAAAAGCACTGAAAATCTTCAGCAATGATGAGCGTCCTGTCCAAATCATCTTCTCTGGCAAGGCTCACCCCGCCGACGAAGAAGGTAAGCGGATTATTCAGCGCATTATGGAATGGTGTAAAACCAATCCGCATGTGGGCGATCGTGTTGCCTTTATTGAAGACTACGATATGCACACCGCTCGTAAGCTCGTTCAAGGGGTCGATGTGTGGCTGAATAATCCCCGTCGTCCTCTTGAGGCTTCGGGAACCAGTGGTCAAAAGGTCTGCTTTAATGGCGGTCTCAATTGCAGCGTTCTCGATGGCTGGTGGTGTGAAGGCTACAAAACCGATGCGAATGGCAAAGCGCTGAATGGTTGGGCGATCGGTGAAGATGCTCACACCAGCGATCAAGCCCTTCAAGACAAGATCGATTCTGATTCGCTGTACGACCTGCTAGAAAACCAGATCGTGCCGCTCTACTATGACCAGGATGAGAACGGCATTCCACACGGTTGGATTCAGATGATGAAGGGATCGATTAAGACGAACTGCCCAGCGTTTAATACGCATCGCATGATCGCGGATTATGTGGCACAGGTGTATGCTCCGGGCATTCAGGCAAATGTGCCGCTCACGTTGGCGAAAGTGCCGCAAAGTTAG